In a single window of the Streptomyces sp. HUAS ZL42 genome:
- a CDS encoding GntR family transcriptional regulator: protein MSSPTKIEPLGAVRERVLATLRQDIIAGRLQPGDRLVERELAERFGVSRVPVREAIRALVAEGFVLFESARRTVVRRLTPTDVKELFELREALEVYAAGLAASRATPQALAELRELLESAASATQAGDAEAITDVNTRFHDRILALAGNSLLISVMEPVDGRLRWLTRQNEEWPQLLTEHQELYDAIASGDPDRARAHALSHVQANYRSTVRHLFGTRSDHPSA, encoded by the coding sequence ATGAGTTCCCCCACGAAGATCGAACCCCTGGGCGCGGTGCGCGAGCGCGTTCTGGCGACTCTGCGGCAGGACATCATCGCGGGCCGCCTGCAGCCCGGCGACCGGCTCGTGGAACGCGAGCTGGCCGAGCGGTTCGGGGTCTCGCGAGTGCCGGTCCGGGAGGCGATCCGGGCTCTGGTCGCCGAGGGCTTCGTGCTCTTCGAGTCGGCACGCCGTACGGTCGTACGACGGCTGACCCCCACCGACGTCAAGGAACTCTTCGAACTGCGCGAGGCGTTGGAGGTGTACGCGGCCGGGCTCGCCGCGTCACGGGCGACGCCTCAGGCCCTCGCGGAGCTGCGGGAGCTGCTGGAGAGCGCGGCGAGTGCCACCCAGGCCGGGGACGCCGAGGCGATCACCGACGTCAACACCCGCTTCCACGACCGCATCCTCGCCCTGGCCGGCAACAGCCTGCTGATCTCCGTCATGGAGCCCGTCGACGGCCGCCTGCGCTGGCTCACCCGGCAGAACGAGGAGTGGCCCCAGCTCCTCACGGAACACCAGGAGTTGTACGACGCGATCGCCTCCGGCGACCCCGACCGCGCCCGCGCCCACGCGCTGAGCCACGTACAGGCCAACTACCGGTCCACGGTCCGGCATCTGTTCGGTACCCGTTCTGATCATCCTTCTGCCTAG
- the coaE gene encoding dephospho-CoA kinase: MLKVGLTGGIGAGKSEVSRLLVECGAVLIDADRIAREVVAPGTPGLAAVVEAFGEEVLASDGSLDRPRLGSIVFSDPEKLAVLNSIVHPLVGARSRELETTASEDAVVVHDVPLLAENGLAPLYDVVVVVDASPETQLDRLVRLRGMTEADARARMAAQATREKRLEIADIVIDNDVPLPELVRRVKDVWADLFRRAHASRDAPQQPQEPTQE, from the coding sequence ATGCTGAAGGTGGGCCTGACCGGCGGGATCGGCGCCGGCAAGAGCGAGGTGTCGCGGCTGCTCGTCGAGTGCGGTGCCGTTCTGATCGACGCGGACCGCATCGCGCGCGAGGTCGTCGCGCCGGGGACCCCCGGTCTCGCGGCGGTCGTCGAGGCGTTCGGCGAGGAGGTGCTCGCGTCCGACGGCAGCCTGGACCGGCCCAGGCTGGGCTCGATCGTGTTCAGCGACCCCGAGAAGCTCGCCGTGCTGAACTCGATCGTGCACCCGCTGGTCGGCGCCCGCTCCCGCGAGCTGGAGACCACCGCCTCCGAGGACGCCGTCGTCGTGCACGACGTGCCGCTCCTCGCGGAGAACGGCCTCGCACCGCTGTACGACGTCGTGGTCGTCGTCGACGCGAGTCCCGAGACCCAGCTCGACCGGCTCGTACGGCTGCGGGGCATGACCGAGGCGGACGCACGCGCGCGTATGGCCGCCCAGGCGACACGCGAGAAGCGCCTGGAGATCGCGGACATCGTCATCGACAACGACGTACCGCTGCCGGAACTGGTGCGCCGTGTGAAGGACGTATGGGCGGATCTGTTCCGCAGGGCCCACGCCTCCCGGGACGCGCCCCAGCAGCCCCAGGAACCCACCCAGGAATAG
- a CDS encoding DoxX family protein gives MSETTASVASVASATSVSSATASGTVVAESRTARGRRARVALRVLQVVLALFYGIASALPKLIAHPTAADAFDQLGWGGAGMYTIGALELAGAVALLIPVLPSVAAVALSGLMVGAFVVQLTVFDGENAATPLILIVPLALIAWARRGHNAELLRLVRRRA, from the coding sequence ATGTCCGAGACCACCGCTTCGGTCGCCTCCGTCGCCTCCGCGACCTCCGTCTCGTCCGCCACCGCGTCCGGCACCGTGGTCGCCGAGTCCAGGACCGCTCGCGGGCGCCGCGCCCGTGTCGCCCTGCGTGTTCTGCAGGTCGTGCTCGCTCTCTTCTACGGGATTGCGAGCGCGCTGCCCAAGCTGATCGCGCACCCGACGGCCGCCGACGCCTTCGACCAGCTCGGCTGGGGCGGCGCGGGCATGTACACCATCGGCGCGCTCGAACTGGCCGGCGCTGTAGCTCTGTTGATCCCGGTGCTGCCGTCCGTGGCGGCGGTCGCGCTGAGCGGGCTGATGGTGGGTGCGTTCGTCGTCCAGCTCACGGTGTTCGACGGAGAGAACGCGGCGACACCGCTCATCCTGATCGTGCCGCTCGCTCTGATCGCCTGGGCGCGGCGCGGGCACAACGCCGAGCTGCTGCGGCTGGTGCGACGACGGGCGTGA
- a CDS encoding uracil-DNA glycosylase, protein MDSLGDLDTRITGCGACPRLVAWREEVARTRRAAFADWTYWGRPVPGFGPGDARLLIVGLAPAAHGGNRTGRMFTGDRSGDVLYQALYDVGLASRPTSVAADDGLELYGVRVTAPVHCAPPANRPTPEERDTCRPWLVQELRLLRPTLRAVVVLGAFGWQAALPAFAEAGWTVPRPRPAFAHGARVTLDGLDLFGCFHVSQRNTFTGRLTPAMLRDVLRTAAEAAGLP, encoded by the coding sequence ATGGACAGCCTGGGCGATCTGGACACACGCATCACCGGATGCGGCGCGTGCCCCCGCCTGGTCGCATGGCGGGAGGAAGTGGCCCGCACCAGGCGTGCCGCCTTCGCCGACTGGACGTACTGGGGCAGGCCGGTCCCGGGCTTCGGGCCGGGGGACGCCCGCCTGCTGATCGTGGGACTCGCCCCGGCCGCGCACGGCGGGAATCGCACCGGCCGCATGTTCACCGGCGACCGCTCGGGGGACGTGCTGTACCAGGCGCTGTACGACGTGGGGCTGGCGTCCCGGCCCACCTCTGTCGCGGCCGACGACGGTCTCGAGCTGTACGGCGTGCGCGTCACCGCGCCCGTCCACTGCGCGCCGCCCGCCAACAGGCCCACTCCCGAGGAGCGGGACACCTGTCGGCCGTGGCTGGTCCAGGAGCTGAGGCTGCTGCGGCCGACGCTGCGGGCCGTGGTCGTGCTCGGCGCCTTCGGCTGGCAGGCCGCGTTGCCCGCGTTCGCCGAGGCGGGCTGGACCGTGCCCCGCCCGCGGCCCGCCTTCGCGCACGGCGCGCGCGTGACCCTCGACGGGCTCGACCTCTTCGGCTGCTTCCACGTCAGCCAGCGCAACACCTTCACCGGCCGGCTCACACCCGCGATGCTGAGGGACGTCCTGCGTACGGCGGCGGAGGCCGCGGGGCTGCCGTAA
- a CDS encoding RNA-binding S4 domain-containing protein, translating into MASEGADHGKTAGHGETDTTGGTATRTEPDSTDPKIAAAVAAAEAAGPGDGGTVRIDSWIWSVRLVKTRSQGATACRGGHVRVNGERVKPAYSLRVGDEVRLRQEGRERIVVVKRLIRKRVGAPVAVQCYVDNSPPPPPREAVTPAGIRDRGAGRPTKRDRRELERLRGLGGLSGRPGPAGGER; encoded by the coding sequence ATGGCTTCTGAAGGTGCGGACCACGGCAAGACCGCCGGGCACGGTGAGACCGACACGACGGGCGGTACCGCCACGCGTACCGAGCCCGACAGCACCGACCCCAAGATCGCTGCCGCGGTCGCCGCCGCGGAGGCGGCCGGGCCCGGCGACGGCGGGACCGTACGCATCGACAGCTGGATCTGGTCCGTACGCCTGGTCAAGACCCGCTCACAGGGCGCCACCGCCTGCCGCGGCGGCCACGTACGTGTCAACGGAGAGCGCGTGAAGCCCGCGTACTCCTTGCGCGTCGGCGACGAGGTGCGCCTGCGGCAGGAGGGCCGGGAACGGATCGTCGTCGTCAAGCGCCTCATCCGCAAACGGGTCGGCGCCCCCGTGGCCGTCCAGTGCTACGTCGACAACAGCCCGCCGCCCCCGCCCCGCGAGGCCGTCACCCCCGCGGGCATCCGCGACCGCGGCGCGGGCCGCCCGACCAAGCGGGACCGCCGCGAGCTGGAACGCCTGCGCGGCCTCGGCGGCCTGAGCGGGCGACCGGGGCCGGCGGGCGGGGAACGCTGA
- a CDS encoding DUF6343 family protein, translating into MRTGNEPRTARSALRLRLWLSVWGVLWAIFGTAAFALAGRPGWAAACGLLWLVITADLAMILKHIRQGPHYQPGRDIPPYRPPDHRLR; encoded by the coding sequence ATGCGTACGGGCAATGAGCCGAGGACAGCGCGCAGTGCGCTGCGGCTGCGTCTGTGGCTGAGCGTGTGGGGGGTGCTCTGGGCGATCTTCGGGACGGCCGCGTTCGCGCTGGCCGGACGGCCGGGCTGGGCGGCCGCGTGCGGGCTGTTGTGGCTCGTGATCACGGCCGACCTGGCCATGATCCTCAAGCACATCCGGCAGGGCCCGCACTACCAGCCGGGCCGCGACATCCCTCCCTACCGGCCGCCGGACCACCGCCTGCGTTAG
- a CDS encoding tetratricopeptide repeat protein, with translation MPDTSGSTGRTPETHVIDFRAAEQLLAARDPRGAVKLLDGVIAAHPENTAARLLRARAFFAAAQLRPAELEFSIVLEREPDNAFAHFALARTYERQGRADQAKRHFRLAAALDPNPQYLKAARFDS, from the coding sequence GTGCCCGATACCAGCGGTTCGACCGGACGTACTCCGGAGACGCATGTCATCGACTTCCGCGCGGCCGAGCAGCTGCTCGCCGCACGGGACCCGCGGGGCGCGGTGAAGCTGCTCGACGGAGTGATTGCCGCGCACCCCGAGAACACCGCCGCGCGGCTGCTGCGCGCGCGTGCCTTCTTCGCCGCCGCGCAACTACGGCCCGCCGAACTGGAGTTCAGCATCGTCCTGGAGCGCGAGCCGGACAACGCGTTCGCGCACTTCGCGCTTGCCCGCACCTACGAGCGCCAGGGGCGCGCCGACCAGGCCAAGCGCCACTTCCGGCTGGCGGCCGCGCTGGACCCGAACCCGCAGTATCTGAAGGCGGCGCGCTTCGACTCGTGA
- a CDS encoding class I SAM-dependent methyltransferase has protein sequence MRAGHQGTGPGAITPDGCAVELYSRLPLGPEPDIIAAAVPAGVRILELGSGVGRMTHPLLERGFTVTAVDESADMMERVRGARTICSPIEDLDLDERFDVVLLASFLVHTADVEVRRRLLKTCARHLADGGCVLIQREGEDYHTDVPRERVDATGFTIRIASSEPVGDGVNSVHAEYEFPDATWTQTFRARPLTKEQFEEALAEEGLRVDEYLTEDRIWVRAVPMTA, from the coding sequence ATGCGAGCAGGACATCAGGGGACGGGACCGGGGGCGATCACCCCGGACGGATGCGCGGTCGAGCTCTATTCGCGGCTGCCGCTCGGGCCGGAGCCGGACATCATCGCGGCGGCCGTGCCGGCGGGCGTGCGCATCCTGGAGCTGGGCAGTGGGGTGGGGCGCATGACCCACCCGCTGCTGGAGCGCGGCTTCACGGTCACGGCGGTGGACGAGTCCGCCGACATGATGGAGCGCGTCCGCGGGGCCCGCACCATATGCAGCCCGATCGAGGACCTCGACCTGGACGAGAGGTTCGACGTGGTGCTGCTCGCGTCGTTCCTGGTGCACACCGCGGACGTCGAGGTGCGGCGGCGCCTGCTGAAGACCTGCGCACGGCATCTCGCGGACGGCGGCTGCGTGCTGATCCAGCGGGAGGGCGAGGACTACCACACCGACGTGCCGCGCGAACGCGTCGACGCCACCGGCTTCACCATAAGGATCGCGTCGTCCGAACCGGTCGGAGACGGCGTCAACTCGGTGCACGCGGAGTACGAGTTCCCGGACGCGACGTGGACCCAGACCTTCCGTGCACGGCCACTGACCAAGGAACAGTTCGAGGAGGCGCTGGCGGAGGAGGGACTGAGGGTGGACGAGTATCTGACGGAGGACCGGATCTGGGTGAGGGCGGTGCCGATGACGGCGTAG
- a CDS encoding acyltransferase domain-containing protein — MLPDADQLAEVLLDLGVPHEDINELLRMGRRVTDDPELLRFLEGSVEELVRDMGEIRGGADLPEPDWPSGPLQRFFPLYLLIAALPAVLAHHRERGVPPEVSRRTLADVGRNIAVHRKRYGTGGIPRPRWLTLHFRGELYQLGRLQFQRGRIGTWLSDSIAAQGLPLGPGDPGLGVHVPDFLGPLTPEACDRSLALAREFFARHYPEEPYTVATCGSWLLDPQLKQYLPAHSNIVRFQERFRVGHLPAEPEDEAPIRYVFGTEDVPLEKLPRRSALERAVVDHLRDGGHWYVGHGWLRL; from the coding sequence GTGCTTCCGGATGCCGATCAGCTGGCCGAGGTGCTCCTCGACCTGGGGGTACCGCACGAGGACATCAACGAACTCCTGCGGATGGGCCGAAGGGTGACCGACGACCCGGAGCTGCTGCGGTTCCTGGAGGGCTCCGTCGAGGAGCTCGTGCGGGACATGGGCGAGATCCGCGGCGGGGCGGACCTGCCCGAGCCGGACTGGCCGTCCGGCCCGCTGCAGCGCTTCTTCCCCCTGTACCTCCTGATCGCGGCGCTGCCCGCCGTGCTCGCCCACCATCGCGAACGGGGCGTTCCGCCGGAGGTCAGCCGACGCACCCTGGCCGACGTGGGCCGCAACATCGCCGTGCACCGCAAGCGGTACGGCACGGGCGGCATACCGCGTCCGCGGTGGCTGACGCTGCACTTCCGCGGCGAGTTGTACCAACTGGGGCGACTGCAGTTCCAGCGCGGCCGGATCGGCACCTGGCTCAGTGACTCCATCGCGGCGCAGGGGCTTCCGCTCGGGCCCGGTGACCCGGGTCTGGGCGTGCACGTCCCGGACTTCCTCGGACCGCTGACGCCCGAGGCCTGCGACCGCTCGCTGGCGCTGGCGCGGGAGTTCTTCGCCCGGCACTACCCCGAGGAGCCCTACACGGTGGCGACCTGCGGCTCGTGGCTGCTCGACCCCCAGCTGAAGCAGTACCTGCCGGCTCACTCCAACATCGTCCGTTTCCAGGAGCGCTTCCGCGTCGGTCACCTGCCTGCGGAGCCCGAGGACGAGGCGCCGATCCGCTACGTCTTCGGCACCGAGGACGTGCCGCTCGAGAAGCTGCCGCGCCGCAGTGCGCTGGAGCGAGCCGTCGTGGACCACCTGCGGGACGGCGGTCACTGGTACGTCGGGCACGGCTGGCTCCGGCTGTGA
- a CDS encoding PAC2 family protein — MLDPQGLYAWEPKGLAVVDMALAQESAGLVMLYHFDGYIDAGETGDQIVDRLLDSLPHQVVARFDHDRLVDYRARRPLLTFKRDRWTEYEEPAIEVRVVQDTTGAPFLLLSGPEPDVEWERFAAAVKQIVERLGVRLSVNFHGIPMGVPHTRPVGLTPHGNRTDLVPGHRSPFDEAQVPGSAEALVEYRLMEAGHEVLGVAAHVPHYIARSAYPDAALTVLEAITAATGLVLPGIAHSLRTDAHRTQTEIDRQIQEGDEELTALVQGLEHQYDAAAGAETRGNMLAEPADIPSADEIGREFERFLAEREGDN; from the coding sequence GTGCTTGATCCGCAGGGTTTGTACGCATGGGAGCCGAAGGGCCTGGCCGTCGTCGACATGGCGCTCGCCCAGGAGTCGGCCGGACTTGTCATGCTCTACCACTTCGACGGATACATCGACGCGGGTGAGACCGGCGACCAGATCGTCGACCGGCTCCTCGACTCGCTGCCCCACCAGGTCGTCGCCCGCTTCGACCACGACCGGCTCGTGGACTACCGCGCCCGCCGTCCGCTGCTGACCTTCAAGCGCGACCGCTGGACGGAGTACGAGGAGCCGGCCATCGAGGTGCGTGTCGTCCAGGACACCACCGGCGCCCCCTTCCTGCTGCTGTCCGGCCCCGAGCCGGACGTGGAGTGGGAGCGCTTCGCCGCGGCCGTGAAGCAGATCGTGGAACGGCTCGGCGTCCGTCTGTCGGTGAACTTCCACGGCATCCCCATGGGCGTCCCGCACACCCGCCCGGTGGGCCTCACCCCGCACGGCAACCGCACGGACCTGGTCCCGGGCCACCGCAGCCCCTTCGACGAGGCGCAGGTGCCCGGCAGCGCCGAGGCGCTCGTCGAGTACCGCCTCATGGAGGCCGGCCACGAGGTCCTGGGCGTCGCCGCGCATGTGCCGCACTACATCGCGCGCTCTGCGTACCCGGACGCGGCGCTGACCGTCCTGGAGGCGATCACGGCCGCGACCGGCCTGGTCCTGCCCGGCATCGCCCACTCGCTGCGCACGGACGCGCACCGCACGCAGACGGAGATCGACCGGCAGATCCAGGAGGGCGACGAGGAGCTCACGGCCCTCGTCCAGGGCCTGGAGCACCAGTACGACGCCGCCGCGGGCGCAGAGACCCGCGGCAACATGCTCGCCGAGCCCGCGGACATCCCGTCGGCGGACGAGATCGGGCGCGAGTTCGAGCGGTTCCTGGCGGAGCGGGAGGGCGACAACTGA
- a CDS encoding LamG domain-containing protein, producing the protein MVSRRGLLSGAALVGMGAMTGVVGGAGAAVADAPLNTPFTPVATPHLAEAERMVQYQRLLAAGYLPGGLVGHWPLDGSAADRSGRERPVTLGSGASWTTLRAGGELSFDGTSGAYAATGSVLDTTAPFTVSAWVRLSNDATSPADLANMYTAVSQDGGTTSRFLLQYDNTVGTWAFKVRSEDQSVKISAVATSTATLGVWTHLTGVWDGTRIHLYVNGKLEGSADAALSWAATQGFNMGRARYDSAPVNRFKGAIDDVRAYGRALTAAEIAVVGGKTARENNVYYIGSSTVTWGTPDDLTSWIAHARCSSFITWVLRHTYGWATDDYFTQYFQDRIPEAADYRKAFTDGTGGPRFQRIRKVADLRPGDLIAVDYNGTDPDNTGHIVMVREVKGVYTGSLNFSGETQYAVEVVDCTSDPHGVYGLSTYAPYPDTRMVSDVDADNLEGVGIGHMMFYAADATGEFSRYRWSVNTGSAKTYTVAQRPIAAARLV; encoded by the coding sequence ATGGTCAGCAGACGCGGGTTGTTGAGCGGTGCCGCACTCGTGGGAATGGGCGCGATGACGGGCGTGGTGGGCGGCGCCGGTGCCGCCGTGGCCGACGCACCGCTGAACACTCCGTTCACGCCGGTCGCCACGCCGCATCTGGCGGAGGCCGAGCGCATGGTCCAGTACCAGCGGCTGCTGGCGGCCGGCTATCTGCCGGGCGGCCTGGTGGGGCACTGGCCGCTGGACGGCTCCGCCGCCGACCGCTCGGGCCGGGAACGGCCCGTCACCCTCGGCTCGGGCGCGTCCTGGACGACGCTGCGGGCCGGCGGCGAGCTGAGCTTCGACGGGACTTCCGGTGCGTACGCCGCGACGGGCTCCGTCCTCGACACCACCGCCCCGTTCACGGTCTCGGCGTGGGTGCGCCTGTCCAACGACGCCACGAGCCCGGCCGACCTGGCCAACATGTACACCGCGGTCAGCCAGGACGGCGGCACCACCAGCCGCTTCCTGCTGCAGTACGACAACACCGTCGGCACCTGGGCCTTCAAGGTGCGCAGCGAGGACCAGAGCGTCAAGATCTCGGCCGTCGCCACCAGCACCGCCACGCTCGGAGTCTGGACGCACCTGACCGGAGTGTGGGACGGCACGCGCATCCACCTCTATGTGAACGGGAAGTTGGAAGGCAGCGCCGACGCGGCCCTGTCGTGGGCCGCGACGCAGGGCTTCAACATGGGCCGGGCGCGATACGACAGTGCGCCCGTCAACCGGTTCAAGGGCGCGATCGACGACGTACGAGCCTACGGCCGCGCCCTGACCGCGGCCGAGATCGCCGTGGTCGGCGGTAAGACGGCCCGCGAGAACAACGTCTATTACATCGGCTCGTCGACGGTCACCTGGGGCACGCCCGACGACCTGACCAGCTGGATCGCCCACGCCCGCTGCTCGTCCTTCATCACCTGGGTGCTGAGGCACACCTACGGATGGGCGACGGACGACTACTTCACGCAGTACTTCCAGGACCGGATCCCGGAGGCCGCCGACTACCGCAAGGCGTTCACCGACGGCACGGGTGGCCCCCGCTTCCAGCGGATACGCAAGGTCGCCGACCTGCGGCCGGGCGACCTGATAGCGGTCGACTACAACGGCACCGACCCCGACAACACCGGGCACATCGTGATGGTCCGCGAGGTCAAGGGCGTCTACACCGGCTCGCTGAACTTCAGCGGCGAGACCCAGTACGCCGTCGAGGTCGTCGACTGCACCTCCGATCCGCACGGCGTGTACGGGCTGTCCACGTACGCTCCGTACCCCGACACCCGGATGGTCAGTGACGTCGACGCCGACAACCTCGAGGGCGTGGGCATCGGTCACATGATGTTCTACGCGGCGGACGCCACCGGCGAGTTCTCCCGGTACCGGTGGAGCGTCAACACCGGTTCGGCGAAGACGTACACCGTCGCGCAGCGGCCGATCGCGGCGGCCCGCCTCGTCTGA